From Longimicrobium sp.:
GACCTGCGCCAGGGCGAGCTGCGCCGTCCGGTGATGGTCGTCCCCGCCGTCTCGGTGCGGACGGAGCGCGCGGTGCGCATCCTCCCGCTCTCCGGCGAGCACAGCTTCCGGCTGCGCGTGGACCTGGCTAGCGAGGCGCCCGGCGGCATCGGCGGGACGCTGCGGCTGGAGCTGCCGGCGGGATGGACCGCCCAGCCCGCCTCGCTCCCGGTGTCCTTTGCCGCCCCCGGCGAGGTGAAGGAGGCCGAGTTCACCGTCCGCGCCCCCGCCGCTCTCCGCGCCGGCGACTACCCGATGTCCGCCGTCTTCCAGGCCGCGGATGGGCGCCGCTTCACCCGCGCGGTGCAGATGGTGGACTATCCTCACGTCCGCGCGCGGCCGCTGTACTCGGACGCGTCCACGCGGGTGCGCGCGTTCGACGTGCGCGTCCCCGCGGGGCTGCGGGTGGGCTACATCGAGGGCGCGGGTGAGGAAGGCCCCGGCGTCCTCGCGCAGCTCGGCATTCGCCCCACCCTGCTCGACGACGATGCGCTCGGAAGCGGCGATCTGAACCGGTTCGACGTGATCGTGGCCGGGAGCCGAGCGTACGAGGTGCGTCCCGATCTCGCCCGCCACAACGCCCGCCTGCTGGACTGGGTGCGGCGTGGGGGGACGTTGGTTGTGCAATACAACAAATACGAGCTGGTCGAAGGCAACTTCGCCCCGTATCCGCTCACCATGGCCCGTCCGCACGGCCGCGTGACCGACGAGAACGCGCCGGTTCGCCTGCTGGACCCGTCGCACCCGCTGTTCACCACGCCCAACCGCATCACCGACGCGGACTTCGCGGGGTGGGAGCAGGAGCGCGGCCTCTACTTCGCGGAGACGTGGGACCCGCGCTTCACCCCGCTTCTGGAGACGGGCGACCCGGGCGAGGAGCCGCTGCGGGGCGGGCTGCTGGCGGCCAAGGTCGGCCAGGGGACGTACGTCTACACCGGCCTGGCTTTCTTCCGGCAGCTTCCAGAGGGGGTGCCGGGCGCGTGGCGTTTGTTCGCGAACCTGCTGGCGCTGGGGAAGACGGGTCAGGCGACAGCCGGCAACGCCCCATGATGCGCACCAACACCACGAGCCCGATGATCCGACGCACCGCCGCGTTCGCCGCCCTCCTCCTCGCCTCGTGCGGGGACGGGCGCGAGACGCTGACCGTGTATTCGCCGCACGGGCGCGACATGCTGCAGGCGTTCGAGAAGCGCTACGAGGCGCTGCACCCCGAAGTCGACGTGCAGACGGTGGACATGGGCTCGCAGGAGGTGCTGGACCGTCTTCGCAGCGAGCGCGCGAACCCGCAGGCGGACGTGTGGTGGGGCGCGCCCGCGGGCACCTTCGAGGACGCCGCGCGCGACTCGCTCCTGGCGCGCTTCACCCCCACCTGGGCCGCCGGCCTCCCCGCCGACGCAAAAGATCCAAGGGGCTACTGGTACGGCACTTACGTCACGCCCGAGGTGATCGCGTACAACTCCGCCATCGTCTCCGCCGCGGATGCGCCCAAGGACTGGGACGAGGTGCTGGACCCCAAGTGGAAGGGCAAGGTGCTGATCCGCGATCCGATGGCGAGCGGCACCATGCGCACCATCTTCGGGATGATCATCGACCGCAGCGTACGCGCCACTGGTGACACGGCGCAGGGCTTCCAGTGGCTCCGCCGGCTCGATGCGCACACCAAGGACTACGTCCTGAACCCCACGCTCCTGTACCAGAAGCTGGCGCGCCAGGAGGGTCTGATCACGCTGTGGGACATGCCGGACATCGACGCGCTGCAGGGCAAGTACCCCATCGCCTACGTCTTCCCGCGTAGCGGCACGCCGCTGCTGGTGGACGCGGTGGCGGTGGTGCGTGGCGCGCCGAACGCGAAGCGGGCGCAGGAGTTCGCCGAGTTCGTGGGCGGCACCCCCGCGGTGCTGGCCGCCGCGCGCGACTTCGCCCGCCTCCCCGCCCGCACCGACATCCCGGCCGATTCGCTCCCCGAGCGCCTGCGCCAGGCCCGCGCCCAGATCAAGCCCGAGTCGATGGACTGGGCCCGCCTCCAGCAGCGCTCGCCGGAGTGGATGCGGCACTGGGACGAGCACGTGCGGGGGAAGGGGCGGTAGGGGCCCTCACCCCCCCGGCCCCCCTCTCCCGATAACAGGAGAGGCTGGCGCCTCTGTTATCGAGAGAGGGGGAGTTTATCGGGGCCGCGCGACGGGGGTCGGAGCGGGGGCGGGGCACGGGCGGCCACGCGGGGCCGCCCCTACGGGATTGGTGCCGGGGCGAGGATGGGCAGACACGCAGGTCTGCCCCTACGGCATCGGTGCACAGGTGCGGGCGCCGGTGCAGCCCGTGACACGGGCGCGATGAATCGCGCCCCTACCGGGACCTACGCGCCTCGCACGGGATTCTCCCCCTCACCCGCCCTGCGCCCCCGCAGGCGGGGGAGGGGGTCGGGGGGAGGGGGCCTTTCGGCGCACTCACGCACTCACGCACTGACTTCATGCTCCGCCTCGACTCCCTATCCCGCCGCTTCGGCGACACCACCGCGGTGGACGACGTGTCGCTGGAGGTGGCGGCGGGGGAGTTCCTCACGCTCCTCGGGCCCAGCGGGTGCGGCAAGACGACGACGCTGCGCATGGTCGCCGGCTTCGAGCACCCCACGTCGGGGCAGGTGTGGGTGAACGGGCGCGACGTCACCGGCCTGCCGCCGCAGCGCAGGGACGTGGGGATGGTCTTCCAGAACTACGCGCTATTTCCGCACATGGACGTGGGGGAGAACGTGGCGTTCGGGCTGCGCGCGCGCGGCGGGCGCGACGTGGACGCGCGGGTGGCGAGGGCGCTGGAGCGGGTGGAGCTGGCGGGATACGAGCGGCGCAAGGTGCAGGAGCTCTCCGGCGGCCAGCAGCAGCGCGTAGCCCTGGCGCGCGCGCTGGCGCCCGAGCCGCCCCTCCTCCTCCTCGACGAGCCGCTCTCCAACCTCGACGCCGCCCTGCGCGAGCGCACCCGTACCGAGATCCGCGCGCTCCTCAAGGAGCTGAGGATGACCGCGGTGTTCGTGACGCACGACCAGGAGGAGGCGTTCGCCCTCTCCGACCGCATCGCCGTGCTGAACGGCGGCAGGCTGCAGCAGCTCGGCACGCCCGAGGAGCTGTACGCGCGCCCCGCCAACCCCTTCGTCGCGTCGTTCCTGGGGCGCGCCAACTTCTTCCCCGCCATCGTGGAGTCGGAGGAGGGCGGGATGCTGCTCTGCCGGCTGGAGACGGGGCAGCGGTGGCGGGCCGTGCGCGCGGACGGGGCGGGGCAGGCGTCTGCGGTGCGGCTGATGGTGCGGCCGGAGGCGATGAGCGTCGCGGGCGCGCCGGAGGGCGATGCGCTCGACGGGCACGTCCTGGACAGGCGATTCGCCGGCTCGGCCACCTTTTACCGCGTCGGGTTCGCGGATGGGAGCGAGGCGCTGGTGCAGGGCGGCCCTGGGGACGCTTCGCCGGGCCAGCCCGTGCGGCTGACGCTCGCCCCGGGCGCCGCAGCCGTGGCGTACCCCGCATGAGCATTCGCATCGAGCCGCTGCGCGCGGACGACGAGGCGGCGCTTCGCGACGCGGCGGAGCTGCTGTTTGACGGCTTCCGCGAGGACTGGCCGAATGCCTGGCCGGACCTGGAATCCGCGCTGGAGGAGGCGAGCGAGTGCACGCGCGGCGACCGCAGCGCCTGGATCGCGCGCGATGAAGACGGCCACGTGGTGGGGTGGATCGGCGCGATCCGCATGTACGACGGAAAGGTCTGGGAGCTGCACCCGATGGTGGTGCGGAGCGACCTGCGCGGACGCGGGATCGGACGCGCGCTGGTCCACGAGCTCGCGCGGCAGGCACGCGCGGAAGGCGCCCTCACGCTCTTCCTGGGCACGGACGACGAGAACGACCGCACCACGCTTGGCGGCGCCGACCTCTACCCGGGCGTGCTGGACAAGCTTCGCGAGCTCCGCGACCTGCGCGGCCACCCGTTCACCTTTTACCAGCGCATGGGCTTCGAAGTCGCCGGCGTGATCCCCGACGCGAACGGGCCCGGCAAGCCGGACATCCTTATGGCGAAGAGCCTCCGGGACCCCTCGTGAGTACCCAGGTCCCCGCCCCGCTCCCTGTCGAGCGTGGAAGGACACGCGCGCGCGCCCCCGGCGGATGGATGCTGGCGGCGCCGGTCATCGTCATCCTCGTCTGGCTGGTGCTGTACCCGAACGTGTGGGTGCTGGGCGACAGCTTCCTGGACGGCGGGCGGGTCACGACGGAGCACTACAGGCGGTTCTTTGGAAGCGGATCGGAGCTGCAAGCGCTGTGGGCCAGCGTGTGGATCTCGCTCGCCAGCGTCGTCCTCTCGGGAGCGATCGGGGTACCGCTCGCATTCCTCTTTGCGCGGCGTGACTTCCCGGGGCGAAAGGTGCTGGGCGCGCTGGCGGCGCTCCCGGTGCTGCTGCCGCCGCTGGTGGGAACCATCTCCTTCCTCTTCCTGTACGGCGAGAGCGGGCTGCTGACGCGCGGCGTGCAGGCGGCGCTGGGCATGGCGGCACCCCCGTGGCGCCTGAGCGGCCCAGTGGCGGTGCTCCTGGTGCACGCGTACACCATGTACGTGTACTTCTATCTCTTTACCGCGGCGGGGCTTGCGCGGCTCGATGGCGGTTACGCGGAGGCCGCCGCGGCGCTGGGGGCGGGGCGGTGGACGACGATGCGGCGCGTGACCCTCCCCATGCTGGCGCCGGCGATCGGCGGGGCGGCGCTGCTGGTGTTCATGACGTCGATGGGATCGTTCAGCGCGCCGTACGTCTTCGGCGGGGGCTTCCGCGTGCTCACCACGCAGCTCTACGCCAGCAAGCTAAACGGCGAGGCGGGGCTGGTGGCGGTGGAGGCGGTGGTGCTGGCCGCGGCGTCGCTCCTCTTCCTGGTGATGCTGCAGCGGTGGGAGGCGGCGCGCGAGTACACCGGCGCGTCCAAGGGCTTGGGCGCCGCGCCGGCCGCGCGCGGGCGCGGCGGATGGGGGATCACGCTGCTCGGTTCGGCGCTGGTCGGATTCCTCCTCCTCCCGCACGCCACCGTGCTCCTCGTCTCCTTCGTACCCGAGGGAACGTGGACGATCGAGACGCTCCCGCCCGTCTACTCGCCCGCCGCGTACGGCGCGCTCTTCACCGATCCGCAGCGCCTCCGCCCCGTCCTAAACTCCCTGGCGATGGCGACGGCGGCCACCTTCGCCAACGTGGTGTTCGCGATGGCCGCCGGCTACTACCTGGCCCGTTCGCGCGCCCGCAGCCGCTGGCTCGTTTCGGCGCTGGTGACGCTGCCCTGGGCGCTCCCGGGGACGGTGCTGGCGGTGGCGCTGGCCTCCACCTTCAGCGTGCACCGCCCGCTCACCGGCCAGTTCGTGCTCGTGGGGACGTTCGCCATACTGCCGCTCGCCTACTTCGTCCGCAACATCCCGCTGGTGACGCGCGCGGCGCTCGGCTCCTTTCGCCAGCTCGATCCCGCGCTCGAAGAAGCCGCCGCATCGCTCGGCGCATCGCGCGCCACCGCCCTACGCCGCGTCGTGCTGCCGCGCGTCCTTCCTGGGATTGCGGCCGGCGCACTGCTCGCCTTCGTCACCGCGCTGGGCGAGTTCGTGGCATCCATCCTCCTCTACACCCACCGCACGCGCCCCATCGCGGTCGAGATGCTCTCGCAGCTCCGCGCCTTCGACTTCGGCGGCGCCGCGGCGTACGGCGTCCTCCTCATCGCGCTCGTGGCGATCGTATTCGCGCTCGGCTACCGCGGCGTGGCTGAAGAGCCGGGCGGGTGACGGCGAACTGCAATCTCACGCGGAGACGCGGAGACGCGGAAGAGAACAACTCTCTGTGGCTCTGTGCCTCTGCGTGAGCCCGTCGCTCTTTCTTTTTTCCTTTCTCTGCGTCTCCGCGCCTCCGCGTGAGACCCGCCGGACCCTGCGCTACTCGGACCTCAGCGCCACCATCGGATCCACGCGGCTCGCGCGGCGGGCGGGAATCCAGGTGGCGAGCAGCGTCATGCCCAGCAGGAGCGCGGCCACGCCGCCGTATGTGAGCGGATCGGCCGCGCCCACGCCGAACAGCAGGGTGGATAGGAGCCGCGAAGCGCCCAGTGCGATCGCGATCCCCACCACCACGCCGATCGCCGCCAGCCGCGCACCGCTCGCGACCACCATCGTCCTCACGTCGCGAGGGCGGGCGCCGAGGGCGATGCGCACGCCGATTTCGCGGGTGCGCTGCGCCACGCCGTACGCCACCACCCCGTACACGCCCACCGCCGCCAGCGCCAGCGCCACCGCGCCGAAGATGGAGAGGAGCGTCCCGGTGAGCCGCTGCGGGAACGCCGCGTCGCGGCGCATCTGCGACAGGGTGCGCGCGGCGAGGAGCTCCACCCCAGCCACCCGCGCCGCGCGGCGCACCGGCTCCACGACGGGCGCCGCATCGCCGCGCGCGCGAATCTGGAGCGCCACGCCCACGTCGACCGACTGCTCCCACGGCAGGTAGACCATGGGCCGGATGCCGGCGTGGCGCGCGTAGTTCACGTCATCGACAACACCCACCACCTCCACCACGCCGCGCCCCTCCCGCTCCGCTCGCAGCCGCTTGCCGATGGGGTTCTGCCCCGGCCAGAGCGAGCGTGCGAGCGAGCGGCTCACCACCGCGACGGGCACACCGCCCGCACGGTCCCGCGGCTCAAAGGTGCGCCCGGCCGATGCGCGCATCCCCAGGGTGGCGAAGAAGTCATCCGACACCACGTTCACGTCCAGCATGCGCGAGCTACCGGCGACGGTGAACGGCTCCTCCACGCGGCTGTCCCCCATCGGCACGAGCTGCGTGAAGGCGGCGGCCTCCACCCCCGGCGTGCGGCGGACCGCGTCCAGGAGCCGCAGCAGCGCCGCCCGCGCCGCCGCCGTGTCGCCTTCCGGCATCCGCATCTCGACGTGAGCCGTGGCGATGCGCGATTCGTCGTACGGCGTGGGTGCGGCCTGCAGCGCCCACACCGAGCGCAGGAGGAGCCCGGCCATCACCAGCAGCGCGAGCGAGAGCGCCACCTGCGCCACCGTCAGCGCGCCGCGCAGCCGCGATGGCGACCGCCCCGTGCCGGCGCCCCCGTCGCGCAGCGCGGCCTGCGTGTCACCGCGCGCGGCGGCGAGCGCGGGTGCCAGGCCGAAGAGGATGCCCGTGGCGAGCGACATGGCCAGCGAATGGGCCAGCACCCGCC
This genomic window contains:
- a CDS encoding NEW3 domain-containing protein; translated protein: DLRQGELRRPVMVVPAVSVRTERAVRILPLSGEHSFRLRVDLASEAPGGIGGTLRLELPAGWTAQPASLPVSFAAPGEVKEAEFTVRAPAALRAGDYPMSAVFQAADGRRFTRAVQMVDYPHVRARPLYSDASTRVRAFDVRVPAGLRVGYIEGAGEEGPGVLAQLGIRPTLLDDDALGSGDLNRFDVIVAGSRAYEVRPDLARHNARLLDWVRRGGTLVVQYNKYELVEGNFAPYPLTMARPHGRVTDENAPVRLLDPSHPLFTTPNRITDADFAGWEQERGLYFAETWDPRFTPLLETGDPGEEPLRGGLLAAKVGQGTYVYTGLAFFRQLPEGVPGAWRLFANLLALGKTGQATAGNAP
- a CDS encoding extracellular solute-binding protein, translated to MIRRTAAFAALLLASCGDGRETLTVYSPHGRDMLQAFEKRYEALHPEVDVQTVDMGSQEVLDRLRSERANPQADVWWGAPAGTFEDAARDSLLARFTPTWAAGLPADAKDPRGYWYGTYVTPEVIAYNSAIVSAADAPKDWDEVLDPKWKGKVLIRDPMASGTMRTIFGMIIDRSVRATGDTAQGFQWLRRLDAHTKDYVLNPTLLYQKLARQEGLITLWDMPDIDALQGKYPIAYVFPRSGTPLLVDAVAVVRGAPNAKRAQEFAEFVGGTPAVLAAARDFARLPARTDIPADSLPERLRQARAQIKPESMDWARLQQRSPEWMRHWDEHVRGKGR
- a CDS encoding ABC transporter ATP-binding protein, producing MLRLDSLSRRFGDTTAVDDVSLEVAAGEFLTLLGPSGCGKTTTLRMVAGFEHPTSGQVWVNGRDVTGLPPQRRDVGMVFQNYALFPHMDVGENVAFGLRARGGRDVDARVARALERVELAGYERRKVQELSGGQQQRVALARALAPEPPLLLLDEPLSNLDAALRERTRTEIRALLKELRMTAVFVTHDQEEAFALSDRIAVLNGGRLQQLGTPEELYARPANPFVASFLGRANFFPAIVESEEGGMLLCRLETGQRWRAVRADGAGQASAVRLMVRPEAMSVAGAPEGDALDGHVLDRRFAGSATFYRVGFADGSEALVQGGPGDASPGQPVRLTLAPGAAAVAYPA
- a CDS encoding GNAT family N-acetyltransferase, with amino-acid sequence MSIRIEPLRADDEAALRDAAELLFDGFREDWPNAWPDLESALEEASECTRGDRSAWIARDEDGHVVGWIGAIRMYDGKVWELHPMVVRSDLRGRGIGRALVHELARQARAEGALTLFLGTDDENDRTTLGGADLYPGVLDKLRELRDLRGHPFTFYQRMGFEVAGVIPDANGPGKPDILMAKSLRDPS
- a CDS encoding iron ABC transporter permease produces the protein MSTQVPAPLPVERGRTRARAPGGWMLAAPVIVILVWLVLYPNVWVLGDSFLDGGRVTTEHYRRFFGSGSELQALWASVWISLASVVLSGAIGVPLAFLFARRDFPGRKVLGALAALPVLLPPLVGTISFLFLYGESGLLTRGVQAALGMAAPPWRLSGPVAVLLVHAYTMYVYFYLFTAAGLARLDGGYAEAAAALGAGRWTTMRRVTLPMLAPAIGGAALLVFMTSMGSFSAPYVFGGGFRVLTTQLYASKLNGEAGLVAVEAVVLAAASLLFLVMLQRWEAAREYTGASKGLGAAPAARGRGGWGITLLGSALVGFLLLPHATVLLVSFVPEGTWTIETLPPVYSPAAYGALFTDPQRLRPVLNSLAMATAATFANVVFAMAAGYYLARSRARSRWLVSALVTLPWALPGTVLAVALASTFSVHRPLTGQFVLVGTFAILPLAYFVRNIPLVTRAALGSFRQLDPALEEAAASLGASRATALRRVVLPRVLPGIAAGALLAFVTALGEFVASILLYTHRTRPIAVEMLSQLRAFDFGGAAAYGVLLIALVAIVFALGYRGVAEEPGG
- a CDS encoding ABC transporter permease — protein: MDAFLQDLRFAIRSLRRAPAFALAAVVTLALGIGANTAVFSLTNAVFLRPLPAERPHELVRLLANERGAPGASNPLSYPDYLEVAALRGVFAGVAASGRAEVERGSGAPTRGQLVSGNYFAVLGVRPAVGRALLPSDDVAGAKPVAVVSHDLWMRELGGGRDVVGSELRLNGQAFTVVGVAPAVFRGTDVEIAPDVWLPLAQQPILRGAAPGAASLLTERGSHWLFPIARLAPGVTRDQATSALRVLSARLGAAYPETNREVRFRAIPGGTLVSAASSPEVLVVFILLSVVVAAVLAIACANVANLLLARAASRRREIAIRVSVGASRGRLVRQLLTESVLLALLGGAAGLVLARAASRLFRLLELPPTLDFSTDGRVLAHSLAMSLATGILFGLAPALAAARGDTQAALRDGGAGTGRSPSRLRGALTVAQVALSLALLVMAGLLLRSVWALQAAPTPYDESRIATAHVEMRMPEGDTAAARAALLRLLDAVRRTPGVEAAAFTQLVPMGDSRVEEPFTVAGSSRMLDVNVVSDDFFATLGMRASAGRTFEPRDRAGGVPVAVVSRSLARSLWPGQNPIGKRLRAEREGRGVVEVVGVVDDVNYARHAGIRPMVYLPWEQSVDVGVALQIRARGDAAPVVEPVRRAARVAGVELLAARTLSQMRRDAAFPQRLTGTLLSIFGAVALALAAVGVYGVVAYGVAQRTREIGVRIALGARPRDVRTMVVASGARLAAIGVVVGIAIALGASRLLSTLLFGVGAADPLTYGGVAALLLGMTLLATWIPARRASRVDPMVALRSE